The proteins below come from a single Candidatus Chlamydia sanziniae genomic window:
- a CDS encoding polymorphic outer membrane protein middle domain-containing protein, with protein sequence MPLSFKSSSFYFFACLCGTSWASGPQTLYGQPFSPPFFDQGEELKFRSDYIYSQISGIEFPTSFLGSSGNLSLLGNGHSLCFSFCQAPMTSSTRALLSATKTLTFTNFSTITIHGSQTSGEGGLIHGSKISFRFNKNLIFTNNKCAYSPASTTSTGSPTVTTVNISSSVIQPTDALEITGTTGKISFLSNIANFGSAIGCYPTASVIISNNSAPMEFAHNFSTCAGGVLHYGSSIIFKNNSGDIVFTGNSTANSLKGITPGHGMTFALGAGGAICIPTGSLIFTGNTGACTFSYNATADSAGAIYAQQCVLANRGPFTFHSNTATKNGGAICAKSLDIDAYGPMVFKNNRAEKGGAIYISPTIGGTDTTSKLRIAASRGDVIFTGNMLNTKPGIRNAITVDSGDITDLCATSTSRLIFYDPITQTLPSTGATSKPIIINSEGSLGSVIFSSENLSTAELLLPGNKTTTLLGNVTVAGGELRITQNAIVKVLRFTASAGQLTLGTGATLELGTPTGGATTNNITIGKLGFDVASFLDSNFATAAVNASGKTVTVSGGLTLVSDDNDELYDITLLKNSLAIPVVTFTGTTVTHTDFPDGDIFASDHYGYQGRWTATWLRPNLVPAPDGSLPGGTTPPTNTLYALWTTSSQDKAMYLFSPERRGELVSNTLWISFLANQACADALQETLLTDSEGLSLRIKGLGVYAKHNSKNNHEGFGGRYGGYQAILSMHYPDNTTLGGAFGQLYGTTYAHPYDSHDSGQISILSFFGRFPLVTQQSETLISWEACYGYTTNNFTTQYKTLRKTSTAKGRWHNNSYSVLISAEHPFLHWCLLTRNLAQAWGLSGFISAEFLGGWQHAFTEKGALARHFSRGRGYNVALPFGCSAQWQSPFKKAPSLLSLKVAYKPDILRVNPHNVVTIVSNQESTSISGAALRRHGMFVQIHDIVDLSKHTKAFIDYTLEGRRGYTNNRISLGWHGSF encoded by the coding sequence ATGCCTCTTTCTTTTAAGTCTTCATCTTTTTATTTTTTTGCCTGTTTATGTGGCACGAGCTGGGCATCTGGTCCACAAACACTTTATGGGCAGCCGTTCTCCCCTCCTTTTTTTGATCAAGGGGAGGAACTCAAATTTCGCTCTGACTATATTTACTCGCAAATCTCAGGAATAGAATTTCCAACTTCCTTTTTGGGGAGCTCCGGGAATCTTTCTCTCTTAGGCAATGGCCACTCGTTATGTTTTTCTTTTTGTCAAGCTCCGATGACTTCTAGTACCCGAGCTCTACTTTCTGCTACGAAAACGTTGACGTTTACAAACTTTTCCACAATCACTATTCATGGAAGCCAAACTTCAGGTGAAGGAGGATTAATTCATGGAAGTAAAATTTCTTTTCGTTTCAATAAGAATCTAATTTTCACTAACAATAAATGCGCATACTCTCCTGCGTCTACTACGAGCACAGGCTCTCCGACAGTAACAACGGTAAATATAAGTTCCTCTGTAATCCAACCTACCGATGCATTAGAGATTACAGGAACCACAGGGAAAATTTCTTTCCTTAGCAATATAGCGAACTTCGGCTCTGCGATTGGCTGTTATCCCACTGCGAGTGTGATTATTTCCAACAACTCAGCCCCTATGGAGTTTGCTCATAATTTCAGTACTTGTGCTGGAGGAGTCCTACATTACGGAAGCTCAATCATCTTTAAAAACAACTCTGGAGATATTGTCTTTACAGGAAATTCTACAGCCAACAGTTTAAAAGGGATTACCCCGGGTCATGGCATGACATTTGCTCTAGGAGCGGGTGGGGCTATCTGTATTCCTACGGGATCCCTTATTTTTACGGGAAATACAGGGGCGTGTACGTTTAGTTATAATGCCACTGCAGATTCAGCGGGAGCGATTTACGCTCAGCAATGTGTTTTGGCGAATCGAGGTCCTTTTACATTCCATAGCAATACTGCGACAAAAAATGGAGGGGCTATCTGTGCTAAATCTCTCGATATTGACGCTTATGGGCCTATGGTATTTAAAAATAACAGGGCAGAAAAAGGCGGAGCTATTTACATTAGTCCTACTATAGGAGGAACAGATACAACATCAAAGCTACGTATTGCAGCCTCTCGGGGGGATGTGATCTTTACTGGGAACATGCTCAACACTAAACCAGGAATTCGCAATGCCATTACTGTAGATTCCGGCGATATTACAGATCTTTGTGCGACTAGCACCTCGCGGCTTATTTTCTATGATCCCATTACCCAAACCTTACCCTCAACCGGAGCGACTTCTAAACCCATTATCATTAATTCTGAGGGAAGCTTAGGATCTGTAATCTTTTCCTCGGAGAATCTTTCTACGGCAGAGTTGTTACTTCCTGGGAACAAAACAACAACCCTCCTAGGGAATGTGACTGTTGCTGGAGGAGAGTTACGCATTACACAAAACGCGATTGTCAAAGTTCTTCGGTTTACAGCTTCAGCAGGACAACTGACTTTGGGAACAGGGGCGACTCTAGAGCTAGGAACTCCTACTGGGGGAGCTACAACAAATAATATTACCATTGGGAAATTAGGATTTGATGTTGCTTCTTTCTTAGATTCTAATTTTGCTACAGCAGCTGTGAATGCTTCGGGAAAAACAGTGACTGTTTCAGGAGGGCTAACTCTTGTTTCTGATGACAATGATGAACTTTATGATATAACATTATTAAAAAATTCTTTAGCCATTCCTGTGGTTACATTTACTGGAACTACAGTAACCCATACAGATTTTCCCGATGGAGATATCTTCGCTTCAGACCATTACGGCTATCAAGGAAGATGGACGGCAACCTGGTTACGCCCTAATCTCGTTCCTGCTCCTGATGGAAGTCTTCCTGGGGGGACAACACCTCCGACAAATACCCTTTATGCATTGTGGACGACTTCCTCTCAAGATAAAGCTATGTATCTTTTTTCTCCTGAGCGTCGCGGCGAACTTGTCAGCAATACATTATGGATTTCCTTTTTAGCTAACCAAGCCTGTGCTGATGCTTTGCAAGAAACCCTCTTAACAGATTCCGAGGGTCTTTCTCTCAGAATAAAGGGACTGGGGGTCTATGCAAAACACAATAGCAAAAACAATCACGAAGGATTTGGAGGACGCTACGGAGGATACCAAGCCATTCTTTCTATGCATTATCCTGACAACACGACTCTAGGCGGTGCCTTTGGACAGCTTTATGGCACAACATACGCACACCCCTACGATTCTCATGATTCAGGACAAATTTCTATTTTGTCATTCTTTGGAAGATTTCCTCTAGTTACCCAACAATCTGAAACCCTGATTTCTTGGGAGGCGTGTTATGGCTACACCACGAACAATTTCACGACACAATACAAAACCTTAAGAAAAACTTCCACGGCGAAAGGACGCTGGCATAACAATAGTTACTCTGTGTTGATCTCTGCAGAGCATCCTTTCCTCCATTGGTGTCTTCTCACTAGAAATCTTGCACAAGCCTGGGGTCTCTCTGGATTTATCTCAGCAGAATTCCTTGGAGGTTGGCAACATGCATTCACAGAAAAAGGAGCTCTAGCTCGTCATTTTAGTCGTGGGCGGGGTTACAATGTTGCCTTGCCTTTTGGGTGTTCAGCACAATGGCAGTCACCATTTAAAAAGGCTCCTTCTTTACTCTCCCTGAAGGTTGCCTATAAGCCGGATATTCTTAGGGTGAATCCCCACAATGTTGTTACTATAGTTTCTAATCAGGAGAGTACTTCTATCTCTGGAGCAGCATTACGCCGCCATGGTATGTTTGTACAAATTCATGATATTGTAGATCTCTCCAAGCATACCAAAGCATTTATAGACTACACCTTAGAAGGCAGAAGAGGTTATACAAACAATCGCATTTCTCTAGGTTGGCACGGATCCTTTTAA
- a CDS encoding DUF562 domain-containing protein — MGIYFSYWFGVVREHFHKAFDTNMSLCSRISNFALGVIKSFPVLGPLYVCLEKMVSDFKTRSLTKPRFVSDIMQAEKATWFPCQRRSQIVAQMLHNSRGSLAFEDQGKIHGILPKVERIDHGVVYEVNLLKDQQLSDLSVFFAPIRLGVLGAYAVTPKPNIGAIYVTCRISIGSEDITTAIRIANLLHVHYPQADIVIYFKASETPLSFYDHVLSQIMPSIRYVDLDLIYDGTTSTNTLVPDLIVNIQSKNQGYHKSELNKIFALSHNVPCIDIGEAGLMNLYRDDDVYLNALVAASLEGHTALYRFLTYGMGDLTPSISLGFSQGTGILIDAERAEAPLSEGHCCPSYLVDIKHVNLRKLLLAAFIDYEKKDPTVLRSVSINYGDSYGLSLRRLFIDIVMLDETEKDVVVVCNHKVETGIRMTEHDQTVFNERKCLLMANRGYSHLNVIHCCDQSIEVKERVVLNETKGRAYTLILTSTLDGSDVRNLQLASDRMLATGDNSAFESMAAGCKLFVYETLEHKHCWQEEQAIFASRISSDLERFFDTIAHENKKLIRLLPQLKNPNLHKACRTFCETAVACKDFSYVLDTAVRQAIWTSRHPELIVMEQKALGEPCLDSITQYIDSYENKTLSTHIAMSSYKFVVDFKDLEEALQNFFVSMLKRS, encoded by the coding sequence GTGGGCATATATTTTTCCTACTGGTTTGGAGTCGTTAGAGAACATTTTCACAAAGCATTCGATACGAACATGTCGTTATGCTCACGTATTTCCAACTTTGCTTTGGGTGTGATCAAAAGTTTCCCTGTTCTTGGACCTCTTTATGTATGTCTTGAAAAGATGGTTTCCGATTTCAAAACACGGTCACTAACAAAACCACGCTTCGTCTCTGATATCATGCAAGCAGAGAAGGCCACATGGTTTCCCTGCCAGAGACGTTCTCAAATCGTAGCTCAGATGCTTCACAACTCTCGAGGTTCCCTTGCTTTTGAAGATCAAGGAAAAATCCATGGTATCCTCCCTAAAGTGGAACGTATAGATCATGGAGTTGTGTATGAGGTGAACCTTCTCAAAGATCAGCAACTCTCCGATTTGTCTGTTTTTTTTGCTCCCATCCGACTTGGAGTTCTCGGAGCTTATGCTGTAACTCCTAAGCCTAACATTGGGGCAATATATGTCACCTGTAGGATCAGCATAGGGAGCGAAGATATTACCACTGCGATTCGCATTGCGAATCTCTTGCATGTGCATTATCCTCAAGCCGATATTGTAATTTATTTTAAAGCTAGTGAGACTCCTCTATCTTTTTATGATCATGTACTTTCTCAAATAATGCCTAGTATACGTTATGTTGACCTGGACTTAATATACGATGGGACCACGAGTACAAATACTCTCGTCCCTGACTTGATTGTTAACATTCAATCTAAGAATCAGGGGTACCACAAATCGGAGTTAAACAAGATATTCGCTCTCTCTCACAACGTGCCCTGTATTGATATTGGAGAAGCGGGATTAATGAACCTCTATCGTGATGACGATGTTTATCTTAACGCTTTAGTGGCTGCGAGTCTAGAAGGACATACAGCTCTCTACCGCTTTCTTACTTATGGGATGGGCGATCTTACACCCAGCATCTCCCTCGGTTTTTCTCAAGGGACAGGCATTCTCATAGATGCAGAAAGAGCAGAAGCCCCTCTTTCTGAAGGACACTGCTGCCCCTCCTATCTTGTGGATATAAAACACGTGAACTTAAGAAAGCTTCTTCTTGCCGCATTTATAGACTACGAGAAGAAGGATCCTACCGTCTTGCGTTCTGTTTCCATAAACTACGGAGATTCCTACGGTTTGAGTCTACGCCGTTTATTTATAGATATTGTTATGCTTGATGAAACCGAAAAAGATGTTGTTGTCGTTTGTAATCACAAAGTGGAAACGGGGATACGAATGACAGAGCACGATCAAACGGTATTTAACGAGCGTAAGTGTCTCCTTATGGCAAATAGAGGGTATTCCCATCTTAATGTTATCCATTGTTGTGATCAAAGCATTGAGGTAAAAGAACGTGTTGTGTTGAATGAAACAAAAGGACGGGCCTATACTTTGATCCTAACATCCACACTTGATGGAAGTGATGTGAGAAATTTACAGCTCGCCTCGGATAGAATGTTAGCCACTGGAGATAATAGCGCTTTTGAATCTATGGCAGCGGGATGTAAGCTTTTTGTCTATGAGACTTTAGAGCATAAACACTGCTGGCAAGAGGAACAAGCGATATTTGCAAGTAGGATATCTTCTGATCTCGAACGCTTCTTTGATACAATTGCCCATGAAAATAAAAAATTGATTCGGCTCCTACCACAACTGAAGAATCCAAATCTTCATAAAGCGTGCCGCACGTTCTGTGAAACCGCCGTTGCTTGTAAAGATTTTAGTTATGTCTTAGATACCGCCGTGCGCCAGGCAATTTGGACAAGCCGTCATCCTGAACTTATCGTTATGGAGCAGAAGGCTTTAGGAGAGCCATGCTTGGATAGCATCACTCAGTATATTGATAGTTATGAAAATAAAACACTTTCCACTCATATAGCTATGTCAAGTTATAAGTTTGTAGTGGACTTCAAAGATTTGGAGGAGGCTCTCCAAAATTTCTTTGTGTCTATGCTAAAGAGATCGTGA
- a CDS encoding polymorphic outer membrane protein middle domain-containing protein yields MRVLRTISGVQSYCRLFALVLSSSSFLYADLTSLPQNVFSINSSEFAHYFPLAKDVGFSLEQYVKNTFTGNTWDSTHDFVFSDFNSIIARNNAMTSGGSFVCRNFILTNATDNVFLIENSTSNRGGALYTEAACVITKNSANILFVRNQAFNMPSFTNTNTGGAIYCNTNGEISKNQGTLYFMDNIATNIGGAIHTLGRLDLLDNIAPILFFHNTVNQGQGGAVCSANSTISGNASPIYFINNRGRHAGGIYTKDLFIQNNSGIVVFNDNAAFYESVADTRESAGTSTSIIVNASGGAVYCTNLTIEKNPSVVVFNNNAAGRSGGAIYSQNVTIRDSGPVYFINNYANWGGAIMFYSRGMGSFFADQGDIVFNNNNVFQDDQFGRRNAIHCTAGVSLTLGASRGRTIAFYDPIEHEHSTDNPLQINPQSHHQGTVLFSAIHVPKELFAQERNFFTYSKNTAILNNGVLAIEDRAGLAVYQLQQVGGTLRLGNAGVLTTNSKNNSTVNSSLTINNLALNLPSILRQEGQAPKLWIYPAVTVSGSTRTFTEDPNPTIILSGPLSLLNEHNQDPYDSLNLSEPLQNVPLIYLCDVTARHIDTTNFEPQGLNATKHYGYQGVWSPYWLEVITVTDATSAETANTLHRYLYTDWTPLGYLPNPEYRGELAAATLWQAFYTTLVGLKNYDTIFTPIPWTSSLKMQGQGGSCGLFVHQNSTAHAAGFRIDATGYALETSTQTALNHKISLNFEHTFSQTHEDHNSNTAASQTTLAAMRIELPWIHDAMVTSAALAYNYGVHHLQSSHPTSSGTSEGRCRSHTLGALLSLTLPTQRATQRLFLTPFVQAIGIRASQSTFTEIGNRPRHFATHRPLYNLTLPIGMQTQWKSHFHLPTKWRIVIAYQPIVYQQNPKIGVVLLASGGSWLTSTSAPARHALAFKGSHETQLFSHVSFFFNYQGSVSSSTSTHYLHTGTAIKF; encoded by the coding sequence ATGCGAGTCTTAAGAACAATATCTGGAGTGCAGTCGTATTGTCGATTATTTGCACTAGTGCTCAGCTCCTCTTCATTTTTGTATGCTGATCTGACTTCTCTACCTCAAAACGTTTTTTCCATAAATTCTTCTGAGTTTGCCCACTATTTCCCTTTGGCCAAGGATGTAGGATTCTCCCTAGAGCAGTATGTAAAAAATACATTCACTGGTAACACTTGGGACTCTACCCATGACTTTGTTTTTTCAGATTTTAATTCTATAATAGCTCGTAATAATGCTATGACCTCTGGAGGTAGTTTTGTTTGTAGAAACTTCATACTAACAAATGCAACAGACAATGTATTTTTAATTGAAAACTCCACAAGCAATCGTGGGGGAGCATTATACACAGAAGCCGCATGTGTCATTACAAAAAATAGTGCAAACATTCTGTTCGTTCGAAATCAAGCATTCAACATGCCCTCTTTTACCAATACGAATACGGGAGGAGCTATCTACTGTAATACAAATGGAGAGATCTCGAAGAACCAAGGAACCCTTTACTTTATGGATAATATTGCCACAAATATAGGAGGTGCTATTCATACCCTAGGGAGATTGGATCTTCTGGATAATATTGCCCCTATACTTTTCTTCCACAACACTGTAAATCAGGGACAAGGGGGAGCTGTGTGTTCGGCAAACTCAACAATTTCTGGAAATGCCTCTCCTATCTACTTTATAAACAACCGAGGAAGGCATGCTGGAGGTATCTATACCAAAGATCTTTTCATCCAAAACAATAGCGGCATTGTTGTCTTTAATGACAATGCTGCTTTTTATGAAAGTGTGGCGGATACTAGAGAAAGCGCAGGTACTTCAACAAGCATTATTGTGAATGCTTCAGGAGGTGCTGTTTATTGCACAAACCTAACAATAGAGAAGAATCCAAGTGTTGTTGTTTTTAATAACAATGCTGCGGGTCGCAGTGGCGGAGCCATCTACAGTCAAAATGTCACCATTCGCGATAGCGGACCCGTCTATTTTATCAATAACTATGCAAACTGGGGTGGAGCAATCATGTTCTATTCTCGTGGTATGGGATCTTTTTTTGCCGATCAGGGTGACATTGTATTTAATAATAACAATGTATTCCAAGATGATCAGTTTGGTAGGAGAAATGCTATCCATTGCACTGCAGGGGTTTCTTTAACTCTAGGAGCGAGTCGTGGGCGTACAATTGCCTTTTATGATCCTATAGAGCATGAACACTCAACTGACAACCCTCTACAAATCAACCCACAGAGTCATCATCAAGGTACTGTGTTATTTTCTGCAATTCATGTTCCTAAAGAATTGTTTGCGCAAGAAAGAAACTTCTTTACGTATTCAAAAAACACCGCCATTCTAAACAATGGCGTTCTTGCTATTGAAGATCGTGCAGGACTCGCTGTTTACCAATTGCAGCAAGTAGGAGGGACCTTACGGTTAGGAAACGCAGGAGTCCTTACCACCAATTCAAAAAATAACAGTACTGTAAATTCTTCGCTTACTATTAACAACCTTGCCTTGAATCTTCCTTCTATTTTACGTCAAGAAGGACAGGCTCCCAAACTTTGGATTTATCCTGCTGTAACAGTCTCCGGATCCACACGTACCTTTACAGAGGATCCCAACCCGACAATCATTCTCTCGGGACCCTTGTCCCTCCTCAATGAACATAATCAAGATCCTTACGACAGCCTCAATCTTTCTGAGCCATTGCAGAACGTCCCCTTAATTTATCTTTGTGATGTAACAGCTCGTCATATCGATACGACAAATTTTGAACCCCAAGGATTAAATGCAACAAAACATTATGGGTATCAAGGTGTGTGGTCTCCGTATTGGCTAGAGGTCATTACAGTAACCGACGCAACATCTGCAGAAACTGCAAACACACTCCACAGGTACCTTTACACCGATTGGACGCCCTTGGGTTACCTTCCCAATCCAGAATACCGAGGAGAACTCGCTGCTGCCACTCTCTGGCAAGCATTCTATACTACTCTGGTAGGATTAAAAAACTATGATACCATTTTTACTCCTATCCCATGGACTTCTTCTCTGAAAATGCAAGGACAAGGAGGCTCTTGTGGCCTCTTTGTCCATCAAAACAGCACAGCACATGCTGCAGGATTCCGCATTGATGCTACGGGATATGCCTTGGAAACCTCAACACAAACTGCTCTAAACCATAAAATTTCGCTAAACTTCGAACACACGTTTAGTCAAACTCACGAAGATCATAACTCCAACACGGCAGCGTCCCAGACTACTTTAGCTGCTATGCGTATAGAACTGCCTTGGATTCATGACGCCATGGTTACCTCAGCAGCCTTAGCCTACAACTATGGTGTCCATCACTTACAAAGTTCTCACCCCACGTCTAGTGGAACCTCAGAAGGCAGATGTCGAAGCCACACTTTAGGAGCTCTGCTCTCTCTTACTCTGCCCACACAGCGAGCTACACAACGCCTCTTCTTAACACCTTTTGTACAAGCTATAGGGATCCGCGCTTCGCAGTCTACTTTCACAGAAATCGGAAATCGTCCTCGCCATTTCGCAACACATCGACCTCTGTATAACCTCACCTTGCCCATCGGTATGCAGACTCAATGGAAGTCCCACTTCCACCTCCCCACAAAGTGGAGGATTGTCATTGCTTACCAACCTATCGTCTATCAACAAAACCCTAAGATTGGAGTGGTCCTACTGGCAAGTGGAGGCTCATGGCTCACCTCAACATCCGCTCCTGCTCGCCATGCTTTAGCCTTTAAGGGAAGTCATGAAACACAGCTCTTCTCCCACGTCTCTTTTTTCTTCAATTATCAGGGATCTGTATCTTCGTCGACTTCAACACATTACTTACACACAGGAACAGCGATCAAGTTTTGA
- a CDS encoding polymorphic outer membrane protein middle domain-containing protein: MRFGNLGILFPLLYNCLFYGSETIHDSSFVHDISKTSSLIFSPFSLAIYAGSDPTHSPTLPQGSRYDITRDVIISEYRESYRVNSYYSSLSGGGLACRNINISNNVGDIFFEQNASADMGGAIYAAQACIVSNNRNYTFARNYTQKNVSNPSNTCSGGAIYADGCTISNNLGKGNFSNNLALSKGGAIYTTNNLTILNNTKAILINSNQCNAAKSLGGAVYTAGSMIVSGNKQPIVILNNTAGQGGAIFAEENLVISDNEEIIEFANNTAFGNVWEVGWNPGGGAIMSLSCILENNRRGLIFDNNHSYRNGGVFNCKQLTIQGNGPVYFTNNLARWGGAIINQPTREDSTSKFVFFADYGDIIFNYNFTANGTLASYRNAIHTTPNVNLQIGARAGYSVILYDPIEHVHPTRETWLFNPEPHHQGTVLFSGKTVDLNLTTDLNLTADKNYFTYSGNRSELHHGVLAVEDKAGLVLYQFSQMGGTVRLGNGAVISTMGRMIAEVPNPTSETWSTIGSVLTLNNIAINLPSILAKNAQPPKIWIYPTRSGAKLSPTYIEDNHPSITVSGPLTVTNSDNTSPYDSLDLSQPLHQVPLLYILDVTAKHIDTSELDITALNMGQHYGYQGLWSPYWMETTTTTNPTSPLSVNTQHRVLYADWTPITYFPDPMRRGELVVNTLWQSAYTTLAGMRILSPESAQYTVATSGHGLRLFVHQQSSGDVQGFHSQATGYAVTSAATTAAHNKVSLGFAQFFSKMKEYTTKNTVSSHSYFASMQLESSLWNEIEVSCSLAYTHGSHQLSSNYITLKESSQGAFHSHTLGAAFSCTFLPTAITKSLHLTPFARAVVIHATQAMFKEVGDGERVFAMQHPLRNVLLPVGARFYLESSSTHLPMRWEVEAAYLPSVYRQNPKIQTTLLVSGGSWSTPAASVARHGFALRVKHTADLFLNVSIALDYSGEASTSTLSHDLQGKWRLKF, from the coding sequence ATGCGATTTGGTAATTTAGGGATTTTATTTCCTCTTCTATACAACTGTCTTTTTTATGGAAGTGAAACGATTCATGATTCTTCGTTTGTTCATGATATATCTAAAACTTCATCCTTAATTTTTTCCCCGTTTTCTTTGGCAATCTATGCTGGTTCTGATCCTACACATTCCCCAACCCTTCCCCAAGGGTCCCGCTACGACATTACCCGCGATGTTATAATTTCAGAATATCGTGAGTCTTATCGCGTGAACTCCTATTACTCTTCTTTGAGTGGAGGAGGCCTGGCTTGTAGAAACATCAATATCTCCAATAATGTAGGGGATATCTTTTTTGAGCAAAACGCTTCGGCTGATATGGGAGGGGCGATTTACGCAGCTCAAGCCTGTATTGTTTCGAATAATCGTAATTACACATTTGCTAGAAATTACACGCAAAAAAATGTCTCCAATCCGTCGAATACTTGCAGTGGCGGAGCTATCTATGCAGATGGGTGCACCATTTCTAACAATTTAGGCAAAGGGAATTTCTCCAATAACCTTGCTCTGAGTAAGGGAGGAGCAATTTATACTACGAACAATCTTACAATTCTCAATAACACAAAGGCGATTCTCATCAATAGCAATCAGTGTAATGCTGCAAAAAGCTTAGGAGGCGCTGTCTATACTGCAGGGTCTATGATTGTCTCGGGGAATAAACAACCCATCGTGATTCTTAATAATACGGCAGGTCAAGGAGGGGCTATCTTTGCCGAAGAAAATCTTGTTATATCTGACAATGAAGAAATCATCGAGTTTGCCAACAACACGGCATTTGGGAATGTGTGGGAAGTAGGTTGGAATCCAGGGGGAGGAGCGATAATGAGTCTCTCTTGCATTCTAGAAAATAATCGTCGTGGGCTTATTTTCGACAATAATCACAGTTATCGCAATGGAGGTGTTTTCAATTGCAAGCAACTTACCATTCAAGGGAATGGGCCTGTATATTTCACGAATAATCTGGCACGTTGGGGCGGAGCTATAATCAATCAGCCGACTAGGGAAGATAGTACTTCAAAATTTGTATTCTTTGCCGATTATGGAGATATTATTTTTAATTACAATTTCACTGCAAATGGTACATTAGCTAGTTATAGAAATGCGATACATACCACACCGAATGTAAATTTGCAGATAGGGGCACGCGCTGGCTATAGTGTCATTTTGTATGATCCTATAGAGCATGTTCACCCCACTAGGGAGACGTGGCTTTTTAACCCTGAGCCTCATCATCAAGGAACGGTATTATTCTCAGGAAAGACTGTGGATCTTAATTTGACTACGGATCTTAATTTGACTGCGGATAAAAATTATTTTACTTATTCAGGAAATCGTTCAGAACTCCACCACGGTGTTCTTGCCGTTGAAGATAAGGCCGGGCTAGTGCTTTACCAATTCTCACAGATGGGAGGTACAGTGCGTCTTGGCAATGGTGCGGTAATTTCTACGATGGGACGTATGATAGCAGAGGTACCCAACCCAACATCAGAAACATGGTCGACTATAGGGAGTGTTTTGACTTTGAATAACATTGCTATCAATCTACCTTCGATTCTTGCAAAAAATGCTCAACCTCCAAAAATTTGGATTTATCCTACAAGGTCTGGAGCGAAATTGAGTCCGACATATATAGAAGACAATCATCCTAGCATTACGGTATCAGGCCCTTTAACAGTAACAAATAGCGACAATACAAGTCCCTATGATAGTTTAGATCTTTCTCAGCCTTTGCACCAAGTTCCTCTTCTTTATATTTTGGATGTGACAGCAAAACATATAGATACTTCAGAGTTGGACATCACTGCTTTAAATATGGGGCAACACTATGGGTATCAAGGTCTCTGGTCTCCATATTGGATGGAGACAACAACAACAACAAATCCAACTTCTCCGCTTTCTGTAAATACACAACACCGAGTTCTTTATGCTGATTGGACTCCGATTACGTATTTTCCTGATCCTATGCGAAGAGGGGAACTTGTTGTTAATACGTTATGGCAGTCTGCTTATACAACATTGGCAGGAATGAGAATCCTCTCTCCTGAATCTGCACAGTATACGGTAGCAACTTCGGGACATGGCTTGAGACTCTTTGTTCACCAGCAGAGCTCTGGAGATGTACAAGGATTTCATAGCCAGGCTACAGGCTACGCTGTAACAAGTGCTGCAACAACAGCAGCGCACAATAAGGTGTCGTTAGGCTTTGCACAGTTCTTCTCAAAAATGAAGGAATATACTACAAAAAATACAGTTTCCTCACACAGTTATTTTGCTAGTATGCAACTAGAAAGTTCTTTATGGAATGAAATAGAGGTTTCTTGTTCTTTAGCCTATACTCACGGCTCTCATCAGCTTTCTAGCAATTACATCACACTTAAAGAAAGCTCTCAAGGGGCATTTCACAGCCACACTTTGGGGGCAGCATTCTCTTGTACTTTCTTACCCACAGCAATTACGAAATCTCTCCACCTCACTCCTTTTGCTAGGGCAGTCGTTATCCATGCAACACAAGCTATGTTTAAAGAGGTAGGAGATGGAGAGCGAGTCTTTGCTATGCAACATCCTCTAAGAAATGTCTTACTTCCTGTTGGGGCACGTTTTTATTTGGAATCGTCCTCAACTCATTTACCTATGAGGTGGGAAGTAGAAGCGGCTTACCTCCCCTCAGTCTACCGTCAAAACCCTAAAATACAAACAACATTGCTGGTAAGTGGAGGTTCATGGTCTACTCCTGCAGCTTCTGTAGCTCGACATGGCTTTGCACTAAGAGTAAAACATACCGCAGATCTTTTCCTTAATGTTAGTATAGCTTTAGATTACTCGGGAGAGGCCTCTACCTCTACATTAAGTCATGACTTACAAGGAAAGTGGAGATTAAAATTTTAA